A genome region from Gigantopelta aegis isolate Gae_Host chromosome 3, Gae_host_genome, whole genome shotgun sequence includes the following:
- the LOC121368187 gene encoding uncharacterized protein LOC121368187: MPAKKPSSPVSLEGERRKAMMLVHAVEKMIIRFKERYFRKPHNRFSSDTDDYITFVIEKTGSIKKPPKDYKDFAVMANKVRTSSALLFRNELEQMDEAIERQRMFDELITSAIANINEALENHVVKFCLSFAPEANGFDIKCVQEYENSINRWQCAINNSKNLLSDILKSLQEQASIQFVNYIKNYSQILHYMGLALEVFPRIFNPIKDWVTADEAYPRRLMDEVSAYEKRKLEIADLSRRQYHRMEDAMQKANRKTYQSKKLHDRLYSALSERKMHRRRELILKDSLNRLEEELAEKKKDMEEAVQNVYHRQTTSRGTYDHLVSVTEALQQDISKLKTSLENLRWKLAQIRKERYALQKEIHRLQVVLERSVKQESHMHESAQTKTDEVGNTAGEHKDLDAGIEILRRIRAIKMHPNTVKKIHNEGYTPGAKIDVTDRLSEAFKLAAPDIGKNWAHFYQQLPFRPPRDYDARSHDIELIDLTSQRHDLGLGATVVKSLEKWKRLSNTASVTSLIDTLNASMKTATAKKIHRTLLSTN, translated from the exons ATGCCGGCCAAGAAACCTAGTTCTCCTGTCTCGCTAGAGGGAGAACGCCGCAAAGCCATGATGCTCGTTCATGCGGTGGAAAAGATGATCATTAGATTTAAAGAAAGGTATTTTCGCAAACCCCATAATAGATTTTCATCCGATACGGATGATTACATAACATTTGTGATCGAAAAGACAGGATCGATCAAGAAACCTCCTAAGGATTACAAGGACTTTGCTGTCATGGCAAACAAAGTAAGGACAAGTTCAGCACTTTTGTTTAGAAACGAACTGGAGCAAATGGACGAAGCAATCGAAAGGCAAAGAATGTTTGACGAATTGATAACATCCGCAATAGCGAACATAAACGAAGCGTTGGAAAATCATGTCGTTAAATTCTGCCTTAGTTTCGCACCGGAAGCTAATGGATTCGACATCAAGTGCGTGCAAGAATATGAAAACTCCATCAATCGATGGCAGTGTGCCATTAACAATTCGAAAAATCTATTGAGTGATATTCTGAAAAGTCTGCAAGAACAAGCATCAATACAGTTTGTCAACTACATCAAAAACTATTCACAAATTCTTCATTATATGGGACTCGCATTGGAAGTATTCCCGCGCATTTTCAATCCAATAAAAGACTGGGTAACAGCGGACGAAGCATATCCCCGGAGGCTCATGGATGAGGTCAGTGCATATGAAAAGAGAAAGCTGGAAATAGCTGATTTATCTCGACGACAATATCACCGCATGGAAGACGCCATGCAGAAAGCAAACAGAAAGACGTATCAAAGCAAAAAGCTACACGACAGACTATACAGTGCTCTCTCCGAGAGGAAGATGCACAGGAGACGAGAGCTCATTCTGAAGGACTCATTGAACAGGCTGGAGGAAGAGTTAGCAGAGAAGAAGAAAGACATGGAGGAAGCCGTACAAAACGTTTACCACAGACAGACCACTTCCAGAGGAACGTACGACCATCTGGTCTCCGTGACAGAAGCACTACAGCAAGATATTTCCAAACTGAAGACAAGTTTGGAAAATCTGAGATGGAAACTGGCGCAGATAAGAAAAGAGCGATACGCCTTACAAAAAGAGATCCATAGACTGCAG GTGGTGCTAGAACGGAGTGTTAAGCAGGAGTCGCACATGCACGAAAGTGCGCAGACTAAGACCGACGAGGTGGGCAACACTGCTGGCGAACACAAAGATCTGGACGCGGGAATCGAAATCCTGCGTCGCATCCGTGCAATTAAGATGCATCCGAATACAGTGAAAAAGATTCACAACGAAGGATACACACCTGGAGCCAAAATAGACGTAACAG ATCGATTGTCAGAGGCGTTCAAACTTGCTGCCCCGGATATTGGCAAGAACTGGGCCCACTTTTACCAGCAGCTTCCCTTCCGCCCGCCCAGAGACTACGACGCCCGGTCGCACGACATAGAAT TGATCGACCTTACATCACAGCGCCACGATCTGGGTCTCGGAGCCACTGTCGTGAAGAGCTTGGAAAAGTGGAAGCGACTTAGCAACACAGCGTCAGTTACCTCCCTTATTGATACTTTGAACGCTTCCATGAAAACTGCCACCGCCAAGAAAATACACCGAACTTTACTATCCACAAACTGA
- the LOC121368186 gene encoding cytochrome c oxidase subunit 6A, mitochondrial-like: protein MASRLGSLFVRRFAAAAEGGGDHAGGARVWKIMSFVVALPGVVVCWANAFMHHEHEEERNDFVAFEHLRLRTKKFPWGDGNHTLFHNKHLNALPEGYEEMEEECA from the exons ATGGCGAGCAGGTTGGGTAGTTTGTTTGTTCGTAGATTCGCTGCTGCTGCTGAAGGTGGAGGCGATCATG ctggaGGTGCTAGAGTGTGGAAGATAATGTCCTTCGTGGTGGCTCTGCCAGGTGTTGTTGTATGCTGGGCCAATGCTTTTATGCATCATGAACATGAAGAAGAACGAAATGACTTTGTTGCCTTTGAACATCTTCGATTAAGAACAAAG AAATTTCCATGGGGAGATGGCAACCATACTCTGTTTCACAACAAGCACCTGAACGCTCTGCCAGAGGGCTATGAAGAAATGGAAGAAGAATGCGCATAA